One genomic region from Terasakiella sp. SH-1 encodes:
- a CDS encoding alpha/beta fold hydrolase, with amino-acid sequence MELAYQDMGEGTPVVILHGLFGAAKNWNSIAKQMARSYRILTVDLRNHGSSPWSETMSYVEMAQDLVEFLDQRGLEKAHIVGHSMGGKVAMTLALKAPKRVERLVVADIAPVKYPRMVFKSYVDKLQSVDLSTVSRRSEVDPLIADVIENPGVRAFLLGNLENTPEGLRWMVNLETLGREMETIGGVPALRMDAKYEGETLFIAGAQSDYIQSSHHQLIRHLFPKVAFHTIEGAGHWVHAEMPHEFMAVLNEFLP; translated from the coding sequence ATGGAACTTGCATATCAGGATATGGGGGAGGGAACTCCGGTTGTTATTTTGCACGGTTTGTTCGGGGCTGCAAAAAACTGGAATTCTATTGCCAAGCAAATGGCACGCAGCTATCGCATTTTAACCGTTGATTTGCGCAATCATGGTTCTTCCCCCTGGAGCGAAACCATGTCCTATGTGGAAATGGCGCAGGACCTTGTGGAATTTTTGGATCAGCGCGGATTGGAAAAAGCCCATATTGTTGGCCATTCCATGGGCGGTAAAGTCGCCATGACCTTGGCATTGAAGGCCCCAAAACGGGTAGAGCGTTTGGTTGTGGCTGACATTGCACCTGTAAAATATCCCCGCATGGTCTTTAAATCTTATGTGGACAAGTTGCAATCGGTTGACCTGTCAACGGTATCACGCCGTAGCGAAGTCGATCCCCTTATTGCGGATGTGATTGAAAATCCCGGTGTGCGTGCGTTTTTGTTGGGCAACCTTGAAAATACGCCTGAGGGCCTTCGCTGGATGGTGAATCTTGAAACACTGGGACGCGAAATGGAGACGATTGGCGGGGTGCCTGCTCTTCGTATGGATGCAAAGTATGAAGGTGAGACACTGTTTATTGCTGGTGCTCAATCTGATTATATCCAGTCAAGCCATCATCAATTGATCCGTCACCTTTTCCCCAAAGTTGCTTTCCATACCATTGAAGGGGCAGGTCATTGGGTTCATGCTGAAATGCCTCATGAGTTTATGGCTGTGTTAAACGAATTTTTGCCATGA
- the bioD gene encoding dethiobiotin synthase, with amino-acid sequence MTTYFVTGTDTDVGKTVISALLTQQLGAFYWKPVQSGTIEAEDRKTVQRLADIPDEKILPCAYELREPLSPHEAARLDNVEIDIERIIKPKVTGHLVIEGAGGVFVPLNNNYMMIDLIKRMECEAIVVARSGLGTINHTLLTLNALRSNDIPVKGVILNGALNQRNKIAIEQFGNVDILGEIPYVENMDFSTMSKPVFDLSTKK; translated from the coding sequence ATGACAACATATTTTGTCACAGGCACGGATACCGATGTCGGGAAAACAGTGATTTCAGCACTGCTAACCCAGCAACTTGGAGCTTTTTACTGGAAGCCTGTCCAATCTGGCACGATCGAAGCCGAAGATAGAAAGACAGTGCAACGTCTTGCAGATATTCCTGATGAAAAGATTTTGCCCTGTGCGTATGAACTTCGCGAACCGTTATCACCGCATGAAGCCGCAAGATTGGATAATGTTGAGATTGATATCGAGCGGATTATAAAGCCAAAGGTAACAGGCCATCTAGTTATCGAAGGGGCCGGTGGGGTTTTTGTTCCCCTGAACAATAACTATATGATGATTGATCTGATTAAACGAATGGAGTGTGAGGCCATTGTCGTTGCCAGAAGTGGTTTAGGGACGATTAATCATACTTTGCTCACATTGAACGCGCTTCGTTCAAATGACATTCCCGTGAAAGGTGTTATTTTGAATGGAGCATTAAACCAAAGAAATAAAATTGCCATTGAACAATTCGGCAATGTTGATATCTTAGGTGAAATTCCTTATGTCGAAAATATGGACTTCAGTACGATGTCCAAACCAGTTTTTGATTTAAGTACAAAAAAATGA
- a CDS encoding PAS domain-containing sensor histidine kinase — protein MKTTDTHTPEDKTYDTSMVSREIELRNQIEECAGIGGLEWNIETGDFWWSDHVNQILQIKGHPPLPSLQSLIGFIHPSDQLKVQTLFERVAQEGGRFRLHTHALARNGKEIPILLMVKQVAETSKLIGYIQDISEDFSERASLLETLAKYRGVMSGAGDAIILLSHEGNIIEGNKKAAELLEVSESDLPNLSVDDIHLEEDLDTMMGHYQAFLWGQNETAQSTIVGKSGRLTSVEISGRSVDISSQQMLVVILHDITAQQKAQRSEQRYRSLVDEAMEGILLLDEHGKILAANPKLCESTGIKRSALLESNFLEITDFDMEVSPIDLLQASGTRPSIHMEGNLKTIEGKLLPTGFNVARYQEQGQVQFIVTAYDLTAVRSGEEDRLELQKQLFRAQKQELLGQLAGSLAHDFNNLLSPILLVSEMLMEEAEDAFYEKNLSNINQAAQRARRLVRRILTYTRPEESEPTEIDFVDEFDETMALLRSSIPQTITIIENRNVESLTCFADPDQVHQIIMNIGTNAAQAIGENSGTITFDLDKIHIDENSYLISRFELPEGDYLRLNVSDTGPGIPANIIKEIFDPFFTTKTQTDGSGLGLSVVQQLVEIHGGTVEASSPPEGGAKISVYLPLL, from the coding sequence ATGAAAACAACTGATACGCACACCCCAGAAGATAAAACATACGATACGAGCATGGTCTCACGTGAAATTGAACTTCGTAATCAGATCGAAGAATGCGCTGGCATTGGCGGACTGGAATGGAATATTGAAACCGGTGATTTCTGGTGGTCAGATCATGTAAATCAAATTTTACAGATTAAAGGGCATCCCCCTCTCCCTTCGTTACAAAGCCTGATTGGTTTTATTCATCCCAGCGACCAACTCAAGGTACAAACGCTTTTTGAACGTGTGGCCCAAGAAGGCGGACGTTTTCGCCTGCATACCCACGCGCTTGCCAGAAACGGCAAGGAAATCCCCATTCTTTTAATGGTGAAACAGGTTGCGGAAACGTCAAAACTGATCGGCTATATTCAGGATATCAGCGAAGATTTCAGCGAAAGAGCCTCCCTTTTGGAAACACTGGCAAAATATCGCGGTGTTATGTCCGGTGCCGGGGATGCCATCATCCTGCTTTCCCATGAAGGCAATATCATTGAAGGAAATAAAAAAGCAGCCGAGTTACTGGAAGTCAGTGAAAGTGACCTGCCGAACCTGAGTGTTGATGACATTCACCTTGAAGAAGACCTCGATACTATGATGGGGCATTATCAGGCTTTTCTATGGGGCCAAAATGAGACCGCGCAAAGTACAATTGTGGGGAAAAGCGGGCGCCTCACTTCCGTAGAAATTTCTGGGCGCAGTGTGGATATTTCCTCTCAACAGATGTTGGTGGTGATCCTGCATGACATCACCGCCCAGCAAAAAGCACAGCGCAGTGAACAAAGATATCGCAGCCTTGTGGACGAGGCGATGGAAGGTATTTTGTTGCTGGATGAACATGGTAAAATCTTGGCGGCCAATCCAAAGCTATGTGAAAGCACCGGCATCAAACGCTCAGCCCTGTTAGAAAGCAACTTCCTTGAAATTACGGATTTCGATATGGAAGTCAGCCCCATTGACCTGCTGCAAGCCTCAGGCACCCGCCCCTCCATTCATATGGAAGGCAACCTGAAAACCATTGAGGGCAAACTCCTGCCAACAGGGTTTAACGTGGCACGTTATCAAGAACAGGGACAAGTTCAATTTATTGTCACAGCCTACGACCTTACCGCTGTACGATCAGGTGAAGAAGACCGCCTTGAGCTTCAAAAGCAGCTTTTTCGCGCCCAGAAGCAAGAACTGCTGGGCCAGCTTGCCGGTAGCCTTGCCCATGATTTCAACAATTTGCTCTCCCCTATTTTGCTGGTCAGCGAAATGCTCATGGAAGAAGCCGAAGATGCATTTTATGAAAAGAATTTATCAAACATCAATCAGGCCGCACAGCGCGCCCGACGACTTGTTCGACGTATTCTGACATATACACGCCCGGAAGAAAGTGAACCGACCGAAATTGATTTTGTCGATGAATTTGATGAAACCATGGCCTTATTGCGTTCTTCCATTCCGCAAACAATTACGATTATTGAAAACCGGAATGTCGAATCACTCACCTGTTTTGCCGACCCGGATCAGGTGCATCAAATCATTATGAATATCGGGACCAATGCGGCACAAGCAATCGGTGAAAACAGTGGCACCATTACATTTGACTTGGATAAAATTCATATTGATGAAAACTCCTACCTGATCAGCCGTTTTGAATTGCCAGAAGGTGATTATCTCAGACTGAATGTCAGTGATACCGGACCAGGCATCCCAGCCAATATCATCAAAGAAATCTTCGATCCATTTTTTACAACAAAAACACAAACCGATGGCTCAGGTCTTGGACTGTCTGTTGTCCAACAGCTTGTCGAAATCCATGGTGGGACTGTCGAAGCCAGCTCCCCTCCCGAAGGTGGCGCAAAAATCAGTGTTTATCTTCCTTTACTCTAA
- the bioF gene encoding 8-amino-7-oxononanoate synthase, with amino-acid sequence MTSYIDDLFGDYVHDLEKQGLRRRLRVMGKSHLGRTEIDGHEIVNFSSNNYMGLAQHPLLVERACQWTQEWGVGAMASRLVCGTMELHERVEKRLTEAKGGEAALLFNSGFQANSAILTALLDKEVLGAEPLVFCDRLNHASMHHGLKAAGIRQIRYRHNDLNHLEDLLKKNKDSNSDRFILSESVFSMDGDQSDVDALIELAEQYNAQLYLDEAHATGVLGQKGYGLCAGKNVPFKMGTFSKALGGFGAYLVCSQQVKDYLVNRCSGLIYSTALPPAVLGAMDAALELVAQLDEERAQLHANAQRVRDHFTSCGFDVAESSTQIIPLVIGDEKKTLEMAKALEAENVLGIAIRPPTVPRGTSRIRFALSAAHSQGDIDHLCDVVESFKK; translated from the coding sequence ATGACATCTTATATCGACGATCTTTTTGGTGATTATGTTCATGACCTTGAAAAACAGGGGCTGCGCCGTCGCCTGCGTGTCATGGGAAAAAGCCACCTTGGGCGCACGGAAATTGATGGGCATGAGATTGTGAACTTTTCTTCCAATAACTACATGGGGCTGGCACAACACCCTTTGTTAGTTGAACGTGCGTGTCAGTGGACACAGGAATGGGGTGTTGGGGCAATGGCCTCACGCCTTGTATGTGGCACTATGGAATTGCATGAACGTGTGGAAAAACGGTTGACGGAGGCCAAAGGCGGGGAAGCAGCGCTTCTCTTCAATTCCGGTTTTCAGGCCAATTCTGCAATCTTGACGGCTTTACTTGATAAAGAGGTCTTGGGGGCTGAACCGCTTGTTTTTTGTGATCGCCTTAATCATGCCAGTATGCATCACGGACTTAAGGCCGCCGGGATACGTCAAATCCGTTATCGTCATAATGATTTGAATCATCTGGAAGACCTGTTGAAGAAAAATAAGGATTCAAATAGTGATCGCTTTATCCTGAGTGAAAGCGTTTTCAGTATGGATGGCGATCAAAGTGATGTGGATGCGCTGATTGAATTGGCCGAGCAATATAATGCTCAACTCTATCTGGATGAAGCTCATGCGACCGGTGTGTTGGGGCAAAAGGGATATGGTCTGTGTGCTGGTAAGAATGTGCCCTTTAAAATGGGAACATTTTCAAAAGCATTAGGCGGCTTCGGGGCTTACCTCGTGTGTTCTCAACAGGTGAAAGATTATCTGGTTAATCGTTGTAGTGGGCTGATTTATTCAACAGCCTTGCCACCAGCTGTGCTTGGGGCGATGGATGCGGCGTTGGAGCTTGTTGCGCAGTTGGATGAGGAAAGAGCGCAGCTACATGCCAATGCCCAGCGTGTACGTGATCATTTCACATCGTGTGGGTTTGATGTGGCAGAGTCTTCAACTCAAATCATTCCACTGGTTATTGGTGATGAGAAAAAAACATTGGAAATGGCAAAAGCTCTTGAGGCTGAAAATGTCCTTGGAATTGCCATTCGTCCACCAACGGTACCGCGTGGGACCAGTCGTATCCGCTTTGCCTTAAGTGCAGCCCATAGTCAGGGTGATATTGATCACCTTTGTGATGTTGTTGAAAGTTTCAAAAAATGA
- a CDS encoding methyltransferase domain-containing protein: MNKKHIAASFSKASSTYEREAPVQKWTAGYVRDYVETLDIAHDAKCLEIGCGTGFLTENMQDLLGQADWLVTDLSDDMLAQCQKRIGNKVRFHNMDGEFPDLDEKFDLIVSSLAFQWFTDLELSCKRLISLLKPNGRLIFTTLGCETFQEWRYHMGIMQLPVGLHNYPDLADLKTYDFPECRIQFSHELRVQKYDNGLSFLRALKAIGAQEPRHGHQPLSAGQMRKALRALDQQQDCVMTYEIILGDLQLIGTK, encoded by the coding sequence GTGAATAAAAAACACATCGCCGCCTCTTTTTCCAAAGCCTCTTCGACTTATGAACGCGAAGCCCCTGTACAGAAATGGACAGCTGGCTACGTGCGCGATTATGTTGAAACGCTTGATATTGCACATGATGCCAAATGTCTGGAAATTGGGTGCGGTACGGGCTTTTTAACTGAAAATATGCAGGACCTGTTGGGCCAGGCCGATTGGCTGGTGACGGATTTATCGGATGATATGTTGGCCCAATGCCAAAAACGCATCGGCAATAAAGTGCGTTTTCACAACATGGATGGTGAGTTTCCAGATCTAGATGAAAAGTTTGACTTGATTGTCAGTAGTCTCGCTTTCCAGTGGTTCACAGATCTTGAATTATCATGCAAACGGTTGATTTCACTACTTAAACCAAATGGGCGGCTTATTTTTACGACCTTAGGGTGTGAAACATTTCAGGAATGGCGTTACCATATGGGAATTATGCAGTTACCTGTGGGGCTGCATAATTATCCTGACTTGGCGGACTTGAAAACTTATGACTTTCCGGAATGCCGAATTCAGTTTAGTCATGAACTACGTGTTCAGAAATATGATAACGGTTTGAGTTTTTTGCGTGCTTTAAAAGCAATCGGTGCACAGGAACCTCGCCACGGCCATCAACCGTTATCAGCAGGACAAATGAGAAAAGCGTTAAGAGCGTTGGATCAACAGCAAGACTGTGTGATGACTTACGAAATAATCTTGGGTGATCTACAGTTGATAGGGACGAAATGA
- a CDS encoding DUF1826 domain-containing protein: protein MTLRPTVVSPANMRNLKPRNKQAGPEKRMVIDLKNASQWRAIHDPAVNGVVLRRRPIRAIETYFNEAPDEVFQPHEFTCAQSRLRTELEKHLLLKSEEDELRRKFLINDITNWSRVLITQARSRDYRFAFCSELPQKFQSDAGALKMIVTYRAMEITFRQPKDSDERSFSPYGVALFRGQSYEAPVEWQAQRKEEQAFYLTIESALKRGLRGR, encoded by the coding sequence ATGACCTTGCGTCCCACTGTTGTTTCGCCTGCGAATATGAGAAACCTAAAGCCCCGTAATAAACAGGCTGGGCCAGAAAAACGCATGGTTATTGATCTGAAAAATGCCAGCCAGTGGCGGGCAATCCATGACCCGGCCGTAAATGGTGTTGTGTTGCGCCGCCGTCCTATCCGGGCGATTGAAACCTATTTTAACGAGGCACCAGATGAGGTGTTCCAGCCCCATGAGTTCACCTGTGCCCAAAGTCGCCTGCGTACAGAACTGGAAAAACATCTTCTGTTGAAGAGTGAGGAAGATGAGTTGCGTCGAAAGTTTTTGATCAACGATATTACAAATTGGTCTCGTGTGCTGATTACACAGGCCCGTTCACGTGATTATCGCTTTGCTTTTTGTTCAGAATTACCTCAAAAGTTTCAGAGCGACGCTGGTGCACTTAAGATGATTGTTACTTATCGTGCGATGGAAATTACTTTCCGCCAGCCTAAAGACAGTGATGAGCGCAGCTTTAGTCCCTATGGTGTCGCATTGTTTAGAGGGCAGTCTTATGAGGCTCCGGTTGAATGGCAAGCACAAAGGAAAGAGGAACAAGCCTTTTATCTGACAATTGAGTCTGCGCTAAAACGGGGCTTGCGAGGCCGATAA
- a CDS encoding response regulator yields MTDLRKILIVDDDDMVRESVAMVLDRNQCQTTTASSAKEALEICKTSSFDLIFTDLVMPEMDGVELIKELRTRNNNTPIVTLTGGVRVGSKNLSFAALEAGAFLALKKPVNKQQLLDAIEMGTR; encoded by the coding sequence GTGACTGACCTGCGAAAAATTTTAATTGTTGATGATGATGACATGGTACGAGAATCTGTTGCGATGGTTCTCGATAGAAATCAGTGCCAAACAACGACTGCTTCTTCTGCAAAAGAGGCACTGGAGATATGCAAAACATCCTCTTTCGATCTGATCTTTACTGATCTTGTGATGCCGGAAATGGACGGGGTGGAACTGATTAAGGAATTACGCACTAGAAACAACAACACCCCCATAGTCACATTGACCGGGGGTGTTCGTGTTGGGTCTAAAAACCTGTCATTTGCAGCCCTTGAAGCCGGGGCATTCCTTGCTTTAAAGAAACCCGTCAACAAACAGCAACTGCTTGACGCAATTGAAATGGGAACGCGTTAA
- the hisI gene encoding phosphoribosyl-AMP cyclohydrolase, whose translation MCSATSTFKDIVDALKYNSDGLIPAIAQQHDTGEILMMAWMNKEAVAETLATNRVCYYSRSRQKLWRKGESSGQQQELIDFRTDCDLDTIVVLVNQTGVACHTGRRSCFSWAARDGKIEVVEKVVTSPDELYGKK comes from the coding sequence ATGTGTTCTGCAACCAGCACATTCAAAGATATCGTAGATGCCCTAAAATACAATAGCGATGGCTTAATTCCGGCCATTGCACAACAGCATGACACCGGCGAGATTCTGATGATGGCATGGATGAATAAAGAGGCCGTGGCAGAAACACTGGCGACCAATCGCGTATGTTATTATTCGCGTTCACGCCAAAAACTGTGGCGCAAAGGTGAAAGTTCCGGGCAACAGCAAGAACTGATTGATTTTCGCACCGATTGCGATCTTGATACAATTGTCGTTCTGGTTAATCAAACGGGTGTGGCCTGTCATACCGGGCGTCGCAGCTGTTTTTCATGGGCAGCGCGTGACGGTAAAATCGAGGTTGTGGAAAAGGTCGTCACCTCCCCAGATGAACTTTACGGCAAAAAATAG
- a CDS encoding response regulator transcription factor: MKFLLADDHGLFREGIKLIFNKLQPDIEVVEAETLPETETLLNNGSTYDLILLDLKMPGVSGLDSVEKIVELAKEQPVVVMSGAYRRADVLSCIDKGAAGFIPKTLGGQAMINAINLVLHGEKFIPSVICSTEEEAVEEETDSKVFEELTSREREVLKYLVEGHSNKVIASILELQEVTVRAHLKGVFRKLGVSSRTQAVGLALRSGFSG; this comes from the coding sequence ATGAAATTTCTGTTGGCAGACGACCACGGTCTTTTCAGAGAGGGCATCAAACTTATCTTCAATAAGCTACAACCTGATATTGAAGTTGTAGAAGCTGAGACTTTGCCAGAAACAGAAACACTGCTTAATAACGGCAGTACATATGATTTGATCTTGCTTGACCTGAAAATGCCGGGTGTATCCGGTTTGGACAGCGTAGAAAAAATCGTTGAGCTTGCCAAAGAGCAGCCTGTTGTCGTGATGTCCGGTGCTTATCGTCGTGCAGATGTATTGTCCTGTATTGATAAAGGGGCCGCTGGTTTCATTCCAAAAACGCTGGGCGGGCAGGCCATGATTAATGCGATCAATCTGGTTTTGCATGGCGAAAAATTCATCCCGTCTGTGATTTGTTCGACGGAAGAAGAAGCTGTTGAAGAAGAAACCGACAGCAAGGTTTTTGAAGAACTGACATCACGAGAGCGTGAAGTTTTGAAATACCTTGTGGAAGGGCATTCCAATAAGGTTATTGCCAGTATTCTTGAATTACAGGAAGTAACGGTACGTGCCCATTTGAAAGGTGTGTTCCGTAAACTGGGCGTTTCCAGCCGCACGCAGGCTGTTGGCTTGGCATTGCGAAGTGGCTTTAGCGGTTAA
- a CDS encoding ATP-binding protein — translation MLFRKKKPVIDRKTPQEGDASKIDETNAILASLADPILVLDSERVVKYANQAAMDLFGRVLVGRNIVQCIRQPHVVDAVEQVFQTQETWVGDASFPAPVERHLTLHVALIAEGEGVSITVRDTTLEKRTEEMHSDFVANVSHELRSPLSALVGFIETLQGAAQNDPDARERFLGIMIQEANRMARLIDDLLSLSRVQIQEHVVPDDSVDVGLVLQNVTDILALKANDRQMELILNYEAKDCMVAGDSDQMTQVFQNLLDNAIKYGKPATPVEITTRYVDRLPHQNVPGVLVEIRDHGDGIDEEHLPRLTERFYRVDKARSRTLGGTGLGLAIVKHIIARHRGRLNIESKTGEGSTFSVLLPIKL, via the coding sequence GTGCTTTTTCGTAAAAAGAAGCCTGTGATTGACCGGAAAACACCCCAAGAAGGTGACGCGTCAAAAATTGATGAAACGAATGCTATTTTGGCATCCTTGGCTGACCCAATCCTTGTTTTAGATAGTGAACGGGTTGTTAAATATGCCAATCAGGCGGCAATGGACTTGTTTGGCCGCGTGTTGGTCGGGCGCAATATTGTTCAGTGCATCCGCCAGCCCCATGTTGTCGATGCGGTCGAGCAGGTGTTTCAAACACAGGAAACATGGGTCGGTGATGCTTCTTTCCCAGCCCCGGTTGAACGTCATTTGACGTTACATGTCGCCTTGATTGCAGAAGGTGAGGGGGTGTCGATTACGGTGCGTGATACAACTTTGGAAAAACGCACCGAAGAAATGCATTCTGATTTTGTTGCCAATGTCAGCCATGAATTGCGATCTCCACTTTCTGCCTTGGTCGGGTTTATTGAAACATTGCAAGGGGCTGCGCAAAATGACCCGGATGCACGTGAACGTTTTTTGGGGATTATGATTCAGGAAGCCAATCGAATGGCGCGGCTGATTGATGATTTGCTTTCATTGTCTCGGGTGCAAATTCAGGAACATGTGGTGCCGGATGACAGTGTTGATGTTGGTCTGGTTCTCCAAAATGTGACAGATATTCTGGCTCTTAAGGCCAATGATCGTCAGATGGAGTTGATTCTGAACTATGAGGCTAAAGATTGTATGGTGGCAGGCGATTCTGATCAGATGACACAGGTCTTTCAGAACTTGCTTGATAATGCCATTAAATATGGCAAGCCTGCGACACCCGTAGAAATCACGACCCGTTATGTAGATCGCTTACCTCATCAAAATGTCCCCGGTGTGCTGGTCGAAATTCGTGATCATGGGGACGGGATTGATGAAGAACATTTACCCCGACTAACGGAACGCTTTTATCGTGTGGACAAGGCGCGATCCAGAACTTTGGGTGGCACAGGGTTGGGGCTCGCCATCGTAAAACATATTATTGCGCGCCATCGTGGACGGTTGAATATTGAGAGTAAAACCGGGGAAGGCTCTACCTTTTCGGTCTTGTTACCCATCAAATTGTAA
- a CDS encoding alpha/beta hydrolase: MTKLVFVHGWGFDPSFWEGVTMFLPTFDKEFVDLGFKGEENPVIDPNAVYVTHSMGLPWALEHVPSCKGLIAINGFTKFCADENWPDGVAPRMLQRMISQFDKMPEKVWTDFMKNCGDLFPVYSDAFHTQELSEGLKYLSQCDVRQAFESFDGKFMAIASETDRIIPEKLTSTSFGEEVIWYKEGNHLLPLFESQAIAEDILAFLRLF, from the coding sequence ATGACTAAACTTGTTTTTGTTCACGGATGGGGCTTTGACCCGTCATTTTGGGAAGGGGTAACAATGTTCCTTCCGACCTTTGACAAGGAGTTTGTCGACCTGGGCTTTAAGGGAGAAGAGAACCCCGTGATCGACCCGAATGCCGTTTATGTGACCCATTCCATGGGACTGCCCTGGGCGTTGGAGCATGTGCCTTCATGTAAGGGATTGATCGCAATTAACGGGTTTACAAAGTTTTGTGCTGATGAGAACTGGCCCGATGGTGTGGCACCTCGGATGTTACAGCGGATGATCAGCCAGTTTGATAAAATGCCAGAAAAGGTCTGGACGGATTTTATGAAAAATTGCGGTGATCTTTTTCCTGTTTATTCAGACGCATTTCATACACAAGAATTAAGCGAGGGGCTGAAATACCTTTCTCAATGTGACGTGCGTCAGGCATTTGAAAGTTTTGATGGAAAGTTTATGGCCATCGCTTCGGAAACGGATCGTATTATCCCTGAAAAATTAACTTCTACCTCTTTCGGTGAGGAGGTAATTTGGTATAAAGAGGGCAACCATTTATTGCCCTTGTTTGAATCTCAGGCCATCGCTGAAGATATCCTTGCATTTTTGAGACTTTTTTAA